One window of Dermacentor albipictus isolate Rhodes 1998 colony chromosome 9, USDA_Dalb.pri_finalv2, whole genome shotgun sequence genomic DNA carries:
- the LOC135911113 gene encoding probable ATP-dependent RNA helicase ddx17 isoform X1, protein MSPQRQRHFSASYSNNRCVTMTRAAVLLCLLGASLAASPSSSSSQSSSTGSSPPSSQSTSVVSSSSSTSTKRDDFNAAASSSHPVYSPSVGSPSSAYGASSPYGTSGSGYSGAAAGGYGSAGGSAGAYEAAASSNTYHSQASPNSNLYYYYYPVSKNSGQQASSASDAEYQASAAQNYAGVSAPGSGSSGSPSSSGGYDQAASASSSSGYGASADGGPSSSGYEHDSSAAAAAYNAAAAASYQQQLQAYAAQGGGHYGPSAAQYAHLSQLAQQYGPQLAAAQQYAQYAQPGTGHYGGGGGGGGSYPSPSFQGSYDTSKRYYGLGSVIMPLLALAGLGLLIPTVTSLSGKKKRSIDDGNRAHLGDYAERLERYFKIYRAAVESEECMNRIICELGDAVSNVRGKSALLTVMEKFAPGWMNNKVGVFKSAALTVDTTKCSRYKC, encoded by the exons GTGCGTCACCATGACGAGAGCCGCTGTGCTCCTGTGCTTGCTGGGTGCGTCGCTGGCGGCGTCCCCCTCATCTTCCTCGTCGCAGTCATCGTCGACGGGTTCGTCGCCTCCATCTTCGCAGTCCACTTCCGTCGTGTCTTCGTCCAGTTCGACGTCGACCAAGAGGGACGACTTCAACGCCGCCGCGTCGTCCAGCCACCCGGTGTACTCGCCCTCGGTCGGCTCCCCGTCGTCTGCGTACGGGGCCTCTTCGCCGTACGGAACGTCCGGTTCCGGTTACTCCGGAGCGGCAGCCGGCGG CTACGGCTCGGCGGGCGGCTCGGCGGGCGCTTACGAGGCGGCCGCGTCGAGCAACACGTACCACAGCCAGGCGAGCCCCAACAGCAAcctgtactactactactacccggTGTCTAAGAACAGCGGCCAGCAGGCCTCTAGCGCCTCGGACGCCGAGTACCAG GCGAGCGCAGCGCAGAACTACGCGGGCGTGTCGGCGCCCGGCAGCGGCTCGTCGGGCTCCCCGTCCTCGTCGGGCGGCTACGACCAGGCGGCCAGCGCCTCCTCGTCCTCGGGCTACGGCGCCTCGGCCGACGGGGGCCCGTCCTCGTCGGGCTACGAGCACGACTCGAGCGCCGCGGCGGCCGCCTACAACGCGGCCGCGGCCGCCAGCTACCAGCAGCAGCTGCAGGCGTACGCCGCCCAGGGTGGCGGACACTACGGACCCA GCGCAGCGCAGTACGCCCACCTGAGCCAACTGGCGCAGCAGTACGGACCCCAGCTGGCAGCCGCCCAGCAGTACGCCCAGTACGCCCAGCCCGGCACGGGCCActacggaggaggaggaggcggcggaGGCTCCTATCCATCACCGTCCTTCCAGGGAAGCTACGACACGTCCAAGAG GTACTACGGCCTGGGCTCGGTGATCATGCCGCTGCTGGCGCTGGCGGGTCTGGGCCTGCTCATCCCCACGGTGACCAGCCTGAGCGGCAAGAAGAAGCGGTCCATCGACGACGGTAACCGGGCCCACCTGGGCGACTACGCCGAGCGGCTGGAGCGGTACTTCAAGATCTACCGGGCCGCCGTCGAGAGCGAGGAGTGCATGAACCGCATCATCTGCGAGCTGGGAGACGCCGTCAGCAACGTGCGCGGAAAGTCGGCGCTGCTCAC GGTAATGGAGAAGTTCGCGCCCGGCTGGATGAACAACAAAGTGGGCGTGTTCAAGTCCGCAGCTCTGACCGTCGACACCACCAAGTGCTCCCGCTACAAGTGCTGA
- the LOC135911113 gene encoding probable ATP-dependent RNA helicase ddx17 isoform X2 — MTRAAVLLCLLGASLAASPSSSSSQSSSTGSSPPSSQSTSVVSSSSSTSTKRDDFNAAASSSHPVYSPSVGSPSSAYGASSPYGTSGSGYSGAAAGGYGSAGGSAGAYEAAASSNTYHSQASPNSNLYYYYYPVSKNSGQQASSASDAEYQASAAQNYAGVSAPGSGSSGSPSSSGGYDQAASASSSSGYGASADGGPSSSGYEHDSSAAAAAYNAAAAASYQQQLQAYAAQGGGHYGPSAAQYAHLSQLAQQYGPQLAAAQQYAQYAQPGTGHYGGGGGGGGSYPSPSFQGSYDTSKRYYGLGSVIMPLLALAGLGLLIPTVTSLSGKKKRSIDDGNRAHLGDYAERLERYFKIYRAAVESEECMNRIICELGDAVSNVRGKSALLTVMEKFAPGWMNNKVGVFKSAALTVDTTKCSRYKC, encoded by the exons ATGACGAGAGCCGCTGTGCTCCTGTGCTTGCTGGGTGCGTCGCTGGCGGCGTCCCCCTCATCTTCCTCGTCGCAGTCATCGTCGACGGGTTCGTCGCCTCCATCTTCGCAGTCCACTTCCGTCGTGTCTTCGTCCAGTTCGACGTCGACCAAGAGGGACGACTTCAACGCCGCCGCGTCGTCCAGCCACCCGGTGTACTCGCCCTCGGTCGGCTCCCCGTCGTCTGCGTACGGGGCCTCTTCGCCGTACGGAACGTCCGGTTCCGGTTACTCCGGAGCGGCAGCCGGCGG CTACGGCTCGGCGGGCGGCTCGGCGGGCGCTTACGAGGCGGCCGCGTCGAGCAACACGTACCACAGCCAGGCGAGCCCCAACAGCAAcctgtactactactactacccggTGTCTAAGAACAGCGGCCAGCAGGCCTCTAGCGCCTCGGACGCCGAGTACCAG GCGAGCGCAGCGCAGAACTACGCGGGCGTGTCGGCGCCCGGCAGCGGCTCGTCGGGCTCCCCGTCCTCGTCGGGCGGCTACGACCAGGCGGCCAGCGCCTCCTCGTCCTCGGGCTACGGCGCCTCGGCCGACGGGGGCCCGTCCTCGTCGGGCTACGAGCACGACTCGAGCGCCGCGGCGGCCGCCTACAACGCGGCCGCGGCCGCCAGCTACCAGCAGCAGCTGCAGGCGTACGCCGCCCAGGGTGGCGGACACTACGGACCCA GCGCAGCGCAGTACGCCCACCTGAGCCAACTGGCGCAGCAGTACGGACCCCAGCTGGCAGCCGCCCAGCAGTACGCCCAGTACGCCCAGCCCGGCACGGGCCActacggaggaggaggaggcggcggaGGCTCCTATCCATCACCGTCCTTCCAGGGAAGCTACGACACGTCCAAGAG GTACTACGGCCTGGGCTCGGTGATCATGCCGCTGCTGGCGCTGGCGGGTCTGGGCCTGCTCATCCCCACGGTGACCAGCCTGAGCGGCAAGAAGAAGCGGTCCATCGACGACGGTAACCGGGCCCACCTGGGCGACTACGCCGAGCGGCTGGAGCGGTACTTCAAGATCTACCGGGCCGCCGTCGAGAGCGAGGAGTGCATGAACCGCATCATCTGCGAGCTGGGAGACGCCGTCAGCAACGTGCGCGGAAAGTCGGCGCTGCTCAC GGTAATGGAGAAGTTCGCGCCCGGCTGGATGAACAACAAAGTGGGCGTGTTCAAGTCCGCAGCTCTGACCGTCGACACCACCAAGTGCTCCCGCTACAAGTGCTGA